One window of Pleurodeles waltl isolate 20211129_DDA chromosome 3_1, aPleWal1.hap1.20221129, whole genome shotgun sequence genomic DNA carries:
- the LOC138285682 gene encoding gamma-crystallin-1-like has protein sequence MGKIIFYEDRNFGGRSYECSSDCADLHSYFSRCNSLRVENGNWMLYEHPNYKGHQYYLRRGEYPDFQQWMGYNDSIRSCRMIPQHRGTYKIRIYEKEDYKGQLMEFMDDCPNVHEQFRYHDIHSCNVLEGHWVFYEDPNYRGRQYYLRPGEYRRYTDWGAINSRIGSFRRAMDVY, from the exons ATGGGAAAG ATAATCTTCTACGAGGACAGAAACTTTGGGGGGCGCTCCTATGAGTGCAGCTCTGACTGTGCTGACCTGCACTCCTACTTCAGTCGCTGCAACTCCCTCCGGGTGGAAAATGGCAACTGGATGCTCTATGAGCATCCCAACTACAAAGGACACCAATATTACCTGAGAAGGGGGGAGTACCCCGATTTTCAGCAGTGGATGGGGTACAATGACTCCATCAGGTCTTGCCGAATGATCCCACAG CACCGTGGAACCTACAAGATAAGAATCTATGAGAAAGAAGACTATaagggtcagttgatggagttcaTGGATGACTGTCCCAATGTTCATGAGCAATTCCGCTACCATGACATCCACTCATGCAATGTGCTTGAGGGTCACTGGGTCTTCTATGAAGATCCAAACTACAGAGGACGTCAGTACTACCTAAGACCAGGAGAGTACAGAAGATACACTGACTGGGGTGCCATCAACAGCAGAATTGGTTCCTTTAGGCGTGCCATGGACGTTTACTAA